From Coffea arabica cultivar ET-39 chromosome 2e, Coffea Arabica ET-39 HiFi, whole genome shotgun sequence, the proteins below share one genomic window:
- the LOC140036271 gene encoding uncharacterized protein: MGLGNTIVEKNESSNQDHAKAMIFFDHHLDERLKIEYLTVKDPLVFWQDLKERFDHLKLVVLPKVRYDWLHLRQQDFKSVNEYNSAMFRIIFQLSLSGEKVTDKDMLEKIFSTFHVSNMLLQQQYREKGFKKYSELIKDKCVETNFIDQKSDYDDDDDADMTHFDVADFFEHPEDVNKYPMIV, encoded by the exons ATGGGTCTTGGTAACACTattgttgaaaaaaatgaatCTTCAAACCAAGATCATGCCAAAGCTATGATTTTCTTTGATCATCATTTAGATGAAAGATTAAAAATAGAGTATCTTACTGTTAAAGATCCTCTTGTCTTTTGGCAAGATTTGAAAGAAAGATTCGACCACCTGAAGTTGGTCGTTCTTCCAAAAGTCCGATATGATTGGCTTCACTTACGGCAGCAAGATTTTAAATCTGTCAACGAATATAATTCAGCCATGTTCAGAATCATTTTTCAATTATCATTAAGTGGCGAAAAAGTCACTGATAAAGATATGTTAGAGaaaatattttctacttttcatgTCTCTAACATGCTCCTGCAGCAACAATATCGAGAGAAGGGATTTAAAAAGTATTCTGAACTTATT aaagacaaatgTGTTGAGACAAATTTTATTGATCAAAAGAGTgattatgatgatgatgatgatgctgaTATGACACATTTCGATGTAGCTGATTTCTTTGAGCATCCTGAAGATGTCAACAAATATCCTATGATTGTTTAG